A stretch of DNA from Halobacillus litoralis:
TCTAAAGGATTGAAAAAAGGGACGCTTCCCGTTTACATCGTCTTATGGATCGCTTCCATTTTATCCATTTTTCCATTCTATTGGATGTTTGTCATGGCGACTAGGCCGAGTGCTGCTTACAATTCGATTCCGCCGACACTGCTGCCGGGTGATCAACTTGTAGAGAACTTCATGAAAGTCCTGGATACGATTCCATTCTTTCAGGCGATGTGGAATACGATCCTCTTATGTACCACGGTAACTCTCGCGGTATTATTGATCAGTTCGTTGGCTGGATTCGCATTTGCGAAATTCCAGTTTCTAGGTAAAAACTTTTTCTTCATCCTGATTCTATTGACCATGGTCATCCCTCCTCAGCTGGGATTGATTCCACAGTTCTATTTAGTTTCCCAGTTAGGATGGTTGGATACGTTACTTGGTGCAGGAGTCCTGTTCTTGCTGAATCCGTTGGGCATCTTCTTAATGCGCCAATACATCAGTGAATCTGTACCAGATGAGTTGATGGAAGCGGCGAAACTTGATGGCTGCTCGAACTTCAGAATCTTTCGGAGCATTGTGCTTCCGATCATCAAGCCTGCTTTTGCAACATTAGGAATCATCGTATTCACGCTTGTATGGGGAGAATTTTTATGGCAGTTTACCGTATTGCGTGACCCGGCGTCCTACACATTGCAAGTAGCGCTCGCATCATTGAACAATGCGTTCCGTGTTGACTTTGGTATGCTGCTTTCAGGTGTCTTCTGGGCAACTGTTCCACTAATCATTATTTTCTTGATTTTCAATCGCTGGTTCATTTCAAGTATTACAGAAGGATCGATCAAGTAAATCTATGCCATCCTCTATAAATTGTTGATACAATAGATGGTAATCACAGAGCGGCTAGCTTTTAAGGAGAGAACAAAATATGGATTTAACAATACGTGACATAGCAAAAATGGCAGGTGTTTCTCCAGCCACTGTTTCTAAGATCATCAACAATTATGGAGGCATCAGTGAATCCACGCGAAAGAAAGTCTATAAGATTATCGAAGATACAAAATATCAACCTAAGTTTTCAGCCAAATCTTTAGCTACGAAAAAATCGAATCTGATCGGTTTGATTTATGCCGGTAAGATCAACGTTGATTTTACGCACCCCTTTTTCAATGAAGTCGTCAATTCATTCAAGAGAGCTGTAGGAGCTTTAGGTTATGACTTGCTGTTGTTCTCAAATGAAAAATTTTATAAAGGGGAAAGCAAGTACTTGGAAAGGTGTAAGCATTTCCATGTCGATGGATGCCTTGTCATCGCTGGTGATGAAATCGAAGAGGCTGTTCATGACATTGCAAAAAGTGAGATTCCCTGCATCGGAATTGACTTGAAGCTTGAGGGTCCGAGATCCAGCTACATTATGACAGATAACGCAAAAATCGGAGCGAAAGTCGTCGAGTATCTTTATTTGAATAAAGTCCGCAACATCGCCTACATCGGTGGGAAACAAGATTCCCTCGTTTCAAGCATCCGGAACATCGGCTTTATTGATGCGATGAACCAATTCGGACTCACGATCAACAAGGACTGGATCTATTACGGTGACTTTTTCGAAGAAAGTGGATATGAAGGGATGAAGGAAATTCTGAAGGGGGACCGGCTTCCTGAAGCGGTTTTCGCAGCTTCCGATATGATGGCCCTCGGCGCATTAAAGGCCATAAAGGAAGAAGGATTGTCTGTTCCTGAAGATATCCAATTGATTGGTTGCGATGATATCGAAGCTTGCCGGTACAGTGATCCACCACTGACGACTGTAAAGCAAGACAAACAAAAACTAGGAAAACTAGCGGCGTATATGCTTGAAGACTTAATTAAGGACGATCACGACATCCAGGATGTCAAAGTGGACCCCGAACTGGTCCCGCGAGCATCTACCAAAGAACGCTAGACTCCTAAAGATTAACT
This window harbors:
- a CDS encoding carbohydrate ABC transporter permease, which encodes MRKSKGLKKGTLPVYIVLWIASILSIFPFYWMFVMATRPSAAYNSIPPTLLPGDQLVENFMKVLDTIPFFQAMWNTILLCTTVTLAVLLISSLAGFAFAKFQFLGKNFFFILILLTMVIPPQLGLIPQFYLVSQLGWLDTLLGAGVLFLLNPLGIFLMRQYISESVPDELMEAAKLDGCSNFRIFRSIVLPIIKPAFATLGIIVFTLVWGEFLWQFTVLRDPASYTLQVALASLNNAFRVDFGMLLSGVFWATVPLIIIFLIFNRWFISSITEGSIK
- a CDS encoding LacI family DNA-binding transcriptional regulator, translating into MDLTIRDIAKMAGVSPATVSKIINNYGGISESTRKKVYKIIEDTKYQPKFSAKSLATKKSNLIGLIYAGKINVDFTHPFFNEVVNSFKRAVGALGYDLLLFSNEKFYKGESKYLERCKHFHVDGCLVIAGDEIEEAVHDIAKSEIPCIGIDLKLEGPRSSYIMTDNAKIGAKVVEYLYLNKVRNIAYIGGKQDSLVSSIRNIGFIDAMNQFGLTINKDWIYYGDFFEESGYEGMKEILKGDRLPEAVFAASDMMALGALKAIKEEGLSVPEDIQLIGCDDIEACRYSDPPLTTVKQDKQKLGKLAAYMLEDLIKDDHDIQDVKVDPELVPRASTKER